Proteins encoded within one genomic window of Companilactobacillus sp.:
- a CDS encoding SPJ_0845 family protein codes for MGLTVKRENDFGSLFDKFASLPDDVKKNVERVDSADKKSSKKTTDSKDKK; via the coding sequence ATGGGCTTAACAGTGAAACGTGAAAATGATTTTGGAAGTTTATTTGATAAATTTGCCTCACTTCCCGATGATGTTAAAAAAAATGTAGAACGTGTCGATTCTGCAGATAAGAAATCTTCTAAAAAAACAACAGATTCAAAAGATAAAAAGTAA
- the pfkB gene encoding 1-phosphofructokinase yields MIYTITANPSIDYVLQLDELTPGAVNRTTSDVKLPGGKGINVSRILHELQLDSTALGFVGGATGSMFEELLAQHHLQTDFTKVANDTRINVKINATKQNEETEINGTGPEISAEEKSTFIDQLKSVGSGDVVIMSGSLPKKVEDTFYLDIAKMIQDQGADFVIDTTGQALLDTLPLNPLVVKPNNHELADLFHTTFKSEQDIVDNARKLLEQGAKHVLVSMAGDGALLVTKEHVYKANAPKGTVINSVGAGDSMIAGFVGTFMKTNDPIESFHEGAACGSATAFSQDIAVKSKIDEVYQNISITQLS; encoded by the coding sequence TTGATTTACACTATCACAGCCAATCCTTCGATCGACTACGTCTTGCAATTAGACGAGTTGACTCCTGGAGCGGTAAATCGAACTACTAGCGATGTAAAATTGCCTGGAGGAAAAGGGATCAACGTTTCACGGATCTTGCATGAACTACAATTGGATTCAACAGCACTTGGTTTTGTCGGTGGAGCTACTGGTTCAATGTTTGAAGAATTGTTAGCTCAACATCATCTTCAGACTGATTTCACAAAAGTTGCTAACGACACAAGAATCAACGTTAAGATCAATGCTACAAAACAAAATGAAGAAACTGAGATCAATGGTACTGGACCAGAAATTTCTGCAGAAGAAAAATCTACTTTTATTGATCAGCTTAAATCAGTTGGTTCCGGAGACGTGGTCATCATGTCCGGAAGCTTACCAAAGAAAGTCGAAGATACATTCTACTTAGATATTGCTAAGATGATCCAAGACCAGGGTGCTGATTTTGTTATCGACACAACTGGCCAAGCATTATTAGATACTTTGCCATTGAATCCTTTGGTAGTTAAACCTAACAACCATGAATTAGCTGATTTATTCCATACCACTTTTAAATCAGAACAAGACATTGTTGATAATGCCCGAAAGTTATTGGAACAAGGTGCCAAGCACGTGTTAGTTTCAATGGCTGGTGACGGCGCTCTTCTAGTTACTAAAGAGCACGTTTACAAAGCCAACGCACCAAAGGGAACTGTCATTAACTCAGTTGGTGCTGGAGATTCAATGATTGCTGGTTTTGTAGGAACATTTATGAAGACTAACGACCCTATCGAAAGTTTCCATGAGGGAGCTGCTTGTGGTTCAGCAACTGCATTCAGTCAAGATATCGCCGTTAAGTCGAAGATCGACGAAGTTTATCAAAATATTAGTATTACTCAGTTAAGTTAA
- the obgE gene encoding GTPase ObgE yields MFVDNVKITVRSGKGGDGSVAFRHEKYVPLGGPAGGDGGRGGDIILRADEGMNTLMDFRYKRIFKADPGQNGQIKAMYGRKADPVFIVVPTGTAVYDEDTGKLIGDLVENNQELVVAKGGKGGRGNIHFANSKNRAPEVAENGEPGQEKHLRLELRLIADVGLVGFPSVGKSTLLSVATSAKPKIAAYHFTTLNPNLGMVKLDNGNDFVIADLPGLIEGASNGVGLGIQFLRHVERTRVILHLVDMDPENGRDPYEDYLSIRKELGTYDENILSRPEIIVPTKLDIAGSEERLAEFKEKLPDDADIFAISSIQHTGVKALLNHTSEVLSKAEPIHFDVVSDETVEYNYQPKADKFKVQRVGEHDFEVTGDEVERMLQMSNLDHQDGIMRFARKLKSMGVEDALMKAGAESGDSVTILDFTFEFI; encoded by the coding sequence ATGTTTGTAGATAATGTCAAAATCACCGTTAGATCTGGAAAAGGCGGTGATGGTTCAGTTGCCTTTAGACATGAGAAATATGTTCCGCTCGGTGGACCTGCCGGAGGAGATGGTGGACGTGGAGGCGATATTATCCTTCGCGCTGATGAAGGTATGAATACATTAATGGATTTTCGTTACAAACGAATTTTTAAAGCTGATCCTGGACAAAATGGCCAGATCAAAGCGATGTATGGTCGCAAAGCGGACCCCGTATTCATCGTAGTGCCAACTGGTACTGCTGTTTATGATGAAGACACCGGTAAATTGATCGGTGATTTAGTTGAAAATAATCAGGAATTAGTCGTAGCTAAAGGTGGAAAGGGCGGACGTGGAAATATTCATTTCGCCAATTCTAAGAATCGTGCTCCTGAAGTTGCTGAAAATGGTGAACCAGGCCAAGAAAAGCATCTCAGACTTGAATTGAGACTGATTGCTGATGTTGGTTTAGTTGGATTTCCATCAGTCGGGAAGTCAACCTTACTGTCAGTGGCAACTTCGGCCAAGCCCAAAATTGCTGCGTATCATTTTACAACCTTAAATCCCAATCTTGGGATGGTTAAATTGGATAACGGTAACGATTTTGTTATTGCTGATTTACCTGGTTTGATTGAAGGAGCTTCAAATGGTGTTGGATTGGGAATTCAATTCTTACGCCACGTTGAACGGACTCGAGTTATTCTGCATTTAGTCGATATGGATCCTGAAAATGGTCGTGATCCTTATGAAGATTATTTATCGATTCGAAAAGAATTAGGAACTTATGATGAAAATATCCTCAGTCGTCCAGAAATCATCGTTCCTACCAAATTGGATATTGCTGGTTCAGAAGAACGACTTGCAGAATTTAAAGAAAAATTACCTGACGATGCCGATATCTTTGCTATTTCAAGTATTCAACATACAGGTGTTAAAGCATTGTTGAACCATACTAGTGAAGTTCTTTCTAAAGCTGAACCAATTCATTTTGATGTGGTCAGCGATGAAACGGTCGAATACAACTATCAACCTAAGGCTGACAAGTTCAAAGTTCAACGTGTTGGCGAACACGACTTTGAAGTTACTGGTGACGAAGTTGAAAGAATGCTGCAGATGAGTAATTTAGATCATCAAGACGGTATTATGCGCTTTGCTCGCAAGCTTAAGAGTATGGGTGTTGAAGATGCATTAATGAAGGCTGGTGCCGAATCAGGCGATTCAGTTACAATTCTTGATTTCACGTTTGAGTTTATTTAG
- a CDS encoding PTS fructose transporter subunit IIABC, with translation MDLKELLLKDAMIMDLKATTKAEAIDEMVSKYFDIGVIDDKELYKADILKREAQTSTGIGDGIAMPHARDKAVKRATVLFAKSKDGIDYDSLDGQPTYLFFMIAAPDGADNLHLQALAALSSLLINPDLVANLKKATTADEVQKLFNDAMAAKEAKDKADEEKEKAQAKAAEEEAKKTAASADKKPFVVAVTACPTGIAHTYMAEAALKEHAEKLGVDIKVETNGSEGVKHKLTAADIARADGVIIAADKKVDMPRFDGKHLVNRPVTDGINKSDELINLAVDQKAPIFHAEGGATQEEESTEKKSLWSKIYADLMNGISNMLPFVVGGGILMALSFLLEPGVGSHSQWFLFFNNVGNYAFSFLIPVLAAYIAESIGDRPALLPGFVGGYMASQASASVVSSKSPAGFIGGLLAGFIAGWVVIGLKKLLKGLPKTLDGLKPILLYPVLGLLATGAIMYFAVDPIFAVVNHAITAFLENMGTGNAVILGGLLGGMMAVDMGGPFNKAAYTFAIGTFTATQNGALMAAVMVGGMIPPLAIAIATTFWGKKFTEQERQAGLSNYVLGISFITEGAIPFAAGDPLHVIVSSVIGAVIGGGLTQLWHVNVPAPHGGIFVTLLANHPLLYVLAVVIGAVIAGVIYGVWKPALKQDAPASK, from the coding sequence ATGGACCTGAAGGAATTACTTCTTAAAGATGCCATGATCATGGATCTTAAGGCTACCACTAAAGCTGAAGCCATTGATGAAATGGTCAGCAAGTACTTTGATATTGGTGTGATCGATGATAAGGAACTATATAAAGCCGATATTTTAAAGCGTGAAGCTCAAACATCAACCGGTATCGGAGACGGCATCGCAATGCCTCACGCTCGTGATAAGGCAGTTAAACGAGCAACAGTTTTATTTGCCAAAAGTAAAGACGGAATCGATTACGATTCACTCGATGGACAACCTACATATTTATTCTTCATGATTGCTGCACCAGACGGTGCCGACAATTTGCATTTACAAGCATTAGCTGCTCTTTCGTCACTTTTGATCAACCCTGATCTAGTTGCTAACTTGAAGAAAGCTACAACTGCTGACGAAGTTCAAAAGCTATTCAACGATGCTATGGCTGCTAAAGAAGCTAAAGACAAAGCAGACGAAGAAAAAGAAAAGGCTCAAGCAAAAGCTGCAGAAGAAGAAGCTAAAAAGACTGCTGCATCTGCTGATAAGAAACCATTTGTCGTTGCGGTTACTGCTTGTCCTACTGGAATTGCCCATACGTACATGGCTGAGGCAGCCTTAAAAGAACATGCTGAAAAACTCGGAGTTGACATTAAAGTCGAAACGAATGGTTCTGAAGGCGTTAAGCATAAGTTGACTGCAGCCGATATCGCTCGTGCCGATGGTGTCATCATCGCAGCTGATAAAAAGGTCGATATGCCTCGTTTTGACGGCAAGCACTTGGTCAACCGCCCTGTTACCGATGGTATCAATAAATCGGACGAATTGATCAACCTAGCCGTTGATCAAAAGGCTCCTATCTTCCACGCTGAAGGTGGTGCAACTCAAGAAGAAGAAAGTACTGAGAAGAAATCTCTTTGGTCAAAAATTTATGCTGACTTAATGAACGGTATCTCCAACATGTTGCCATTCGTTGTCGGTGGTGGTATTTTAATGGCCCTCTCCTTCTTGCTAGAACCAGGAGTTGGTTCACATTCACAATGGTTCCTATTCTTTAATAATGTTGGTAATTACGCATTTAGTTTCTTGATCCCAGTTTTAGCAGCTTATATTGCTGAGTCAATTGGTGATCGTCCAGCCTTACTACCAGGTTTTGTTGGTGGTTATATGGCATCTCAAGCTAGTGCTTCAGTTGTCAGTTCAAAAAGTCCTGCCGGATTTATTGGTGGATTGTTAGCCGGTTTCATTGCCGGATGGGTCGTTATTGGACTTAAGAAGTTACTCAAGGGTCTTCCAAAAACACTTGATGGTCTCAAACCGATCTTGCTTTACCCTGTCCTAGGTTTACTAGCTACAGGTGCTATCATGTACTTTGCAGTCGATCCAATCTTCGCCGTTGTTAACCATGCAATCACAGCCTTCCTAGAAAATATGGGAACTGGTAATGCGGTCATTCTCGGAGGTCTTCTCGGAGGAATGATGGCTGTCGATATGGGTGGTCCTTTCAACAAAGCTGCTTATACTTTTGCAATTGGTACATTTACAGCTACACAAAACGGTGCTTTGATGGCCGCAGTTATGGTTGGTGGTATGATTCCTCCACTAGCAATTGCTATTGCAACTACTTTCTGGGGTAAGAAATTTACCGAACAAGAAAGACAAGCTGGTCTTTCAAACTACGTTCTAGGAATTTCATTCATTACTGAAGGTGCCATTCCATTTGCTGCCGGAGATCCATTGCACGTTATCGTTTCAAGTGTGATCGGTGCTGTTATTGGTGGTGGATTAACACAACTATGGCACGTTAATGTTCCTGCTCCACACGGTGGAATCTTTGTAACCTTACTTGCAAATCACCCACTACTTTACGTCTTGGCTGTTGTCATTGGTGCTGTCATTGCCGGTGTTATCTACGGCGTTTGGAAACCAGCACTCAAACAAGACGCACCTGCTTCAAAATAA
- a CDS encoding alpha/beta hydrolase: MDFVDRNLSRHFEEMIESSTKGTNLYQHTDLTNFPYANVVIAHGLAEHSGRYETLANFFLTHHMNVFRYDQRGHGKSEGKRGDLTNTHELPDDCKIVVDIAKSQFPDLPTFLLGHSMGGHTVLKFATDYPGYVDGIIATDPLSIEFGTKVSGDPESYVPNNLGDGVNTDPRVTAKYNNDPMNLKEYTVRLMNTLQQSAAELKEDLPKISDPLLLLHGQADGIIPVADSFATYQGISSEDKEIHVYPHLMHEILNEPSRKWEIYEEILYWIKKHSY; the protein is encoded by the coding sequence ATGGATTTTGTGGATAGAAATTTAAGTAGACATTTTGAAGAAATGATCGAATCTTCGACTAAAGGAACTAATTTGTATCAACACACGGATCTAACTAATTTTCCATATGCCAACGTTGTGATTGCTCACGGCCTAGCAGAACATTCAGGTCGTTATGAAACTCTGGCAAACTTTTTCTTAACACATCATATGAACGTCTTTCGCTATGACCAAAGAGGTCATGGCAAGTCTGAAGGAAAACGTGGCGACCTGACTAACACTCACGAACTTCCGGATGACTGTAAGATTGTCGTCGATATTGCTAAATCGCAATTTCCTGATCTACCGACCTTCTTGCTAGGTCATAGCATGGGTGGACACACAGTCTTAAAGTTTGCGACTGATTATCCAGGCTATGTCGATGGAATCATTGCAACCGATCCACTATCTATCGAATTTGGCACCAAGGTTTCCGGAGATCCTGAATCATATGTACCTAATAATTTAGGCGATGGAGTCAACACGGATCCACGTGTTACTGCAAAATATAACAACGACCCGATGAATCTCAAAGAATATACCGTTAGACTCATGAATACTTTGCAGCAAAGTGCTGCTGAACTTAAAGAGGATCTTCCTAAGATCAGTGATCCACTCTTACTGCTGCACGGCCAAGCTGACGGAATCATTCCAGTTGCTGATTCGTTTGCTACTTATCAAGGAATTAGTTCTGAAGACAAAGAAATCCACGTTTATCCTCACTTAATGCACGAGATTCTGAATGAACCATCAAGAAAATGGGAAATTTATGAAGAAATACTTTATTGGATCAAAAAACATAGCTACTAA
- a CDS encoding DeoR/GlpR family DNA-binding transcription regulator, whose protein sequence is MLTEERHQIILKQLQLHNIVKLQDLIPLTGASESTLRRDLQDLEECHKLLRIYGGAQSIVSFHDEPALSQKITANPDAKARLGKVAGEFVKDNEVIFLDAGTTVQTVIPYLAKLTNILVVTNSVVNASTLADYQIETFVPGGRLKSSTKAIVGSSMTKTLENYHFDKAFIGTNGFSVKAGFTTPDPEEASTKEIALQNSVEKFILADSSKCGQISFSRFANLNEATLITNELPVKSLELLNKYTKVMEVK, encoded by the coding sequence GTGCTTACCGAAGAAAGACATCAAATTATCTTAAAGCAATTGCAGCTTCATAATATTGTTAAGCTGCAAGACCTGATACCACTAACTGGTGCATCAGAGTCGACTTTAAGACGAGATCTGCAAGATCTTGAGGAATGTCACAAGCTTTTGCGGATCTATGGTGGTGCTCAAAGCATCGTGTCCTTTCACGATGAGCCTGCGCTTTCGCAAAAGATAACTGCAAATCCTGATGCTAAAGCTAGGCTTGGCAAGGTTGCAGGTGAATTCGTCAAAGATAATGAAGTAATTTTTCTAGATGCTGGAACGACGGTCCAAACAGTCATCCCTTACCTAGCAAAGTTAACCAATATCTTAGTCGTCACCAACAGCGTTGTGAATGCTTCTACATTAGCCGACTATCAAATTGAAACTTTTGTCCCCGGTGGACGTCTTAAATCGAGCACTAAGGCAATCGTTGGATCTTCCATGACGAAAACCTTAGAGAATTATCATTTCGATAAAGCGTTCATTGGTACCAACGGTTTCTCCGTCAAGGCCGGATTTACCACTCCTGACCCTGAGGAAGCTTCTACTAAAGAGATTGCACTGCAAAATTCAGTTGAGAAATTTATTTTAGCTGATAGTTCCAAATGCGGACAAATCAGTTTCAGTCGCTTTGCTAATTTAAATGAAGCAACTTTGATAACTAATGAGTTGCCAGTAAAATCTCTCGAGTTATTAAATAAATATACTAAGGTTATGGAGGTCAAGTAA
- the uvrC gene encoding excinuclease ABC subunit UvrC, which yields MATEYLEHKLSLLPDRPGCYLMKDINSKIIYVGKAKNLKNRVRSYFKSSHEGKTAKLVSEIRDFETIITSNDKEAFLLEITLIQKHQPYYNIRLKKGTGYPYIKITNERDPKMEITGQIKKDGAYYFGPYPNVYAASGTLNFLQKVYPLRRCQGHIGRPCLYYHMGQCLGACFKEVPKEKYDQQIEKIKRFLDGNVGEVKADLNNKMMEAAQKHEYERAAELRDQIQYIEATVEKQKIISNDSTPRDIFNYYVEKGWISIQVFFIRQARLMKREKRVFACVNSPEEELSTFILQFYNRRNQVLPKEILVPDNIDKKTLSDVLNVPFRTPQRGQKKALMDMAAENSKLVLQEKFRLMELDNRQTYGAQEQIFKALNLPYGHVIESFDHSHIQGTNPVSAMVVFQDGRPEKSMYRKYKIKDELENHSGADEAANTREVIYRRYSRLLKEEKNLPDLILMDGGIIELRAVMDVLQNELGINIPVAGMVKDNHHNTSHLIFGEEGQAVTLDRKSQGFYLLQRIQDEVHRFAITFQRKTRSKNALSSQLDGIQGVGPKTRTKLLKKYGSVKKIKEAPVEDIVSLGIPQTTAQTVKITLANIETHKKYKKM from the coding sequence TTGGCAACTGAATATCTAGAGCATAAATTAAGTTTATTACCAGATCGTCCTGGCTGCTACTTAATGAAAGATATCAATTCAAAGATAATTTACGTTGGGAAAGCCAAAAATCTCAAGAATCGGGTCCGTTCTTATTTCAAAAGTTCTCATGAAGGAAAAACGGCCAAATTAGTTTCTGAGATCAGAGATTTTGAAACGATCATCACCTCAAACGATAAAGAAGCTTTCCTATTAGAAATAACATTAATTCAAAAGCATCAACCTTATTACAATATTCGCCTGAAGAAGGGAACTGGATATCCTTATATCAAGATCACCAATGAACGAGATCCAAAGATGGAGATTACCGGTCAAATAAAAAAAGATGGTGCCTATTACTTTGGCCCTTATCCTAATGTTTATGCAGCATCAGGAACCTTAAACTTCTTGCAGAAGGTTTATCCATTGCGTCGTTGTCAAGGACATATCGGACGTCCTTGTTTGTACTATCATATGGGACAATGTTTAGGTGCCTGTTTTAAAGAAGTCCCTAAGGAAAAATACGACCAGCAAATTGAAAAAATCAAACGTTTCTTGGATGGAAATGTTGGCGAAGTCAAGGCTGATCTAAATAATAAGATGATGGAAGCCGCTCAAAAACACGAATATGAACGTGCAGCTGAGTTGCGCGACCAGATCCAATATATTGAAGCCACAGTTGAAAAACAAAAGATCATCTCCAATGATTCGACTCCTCGCGACATCTTTAATTATTACGTTGAAAAGGGCTGGATCTCGATCCAAGTATTCTTTATCAGACAGGCACGATTGATGAAACGTGAAAAGCGTGTCTTTGCCTGTGTTAATTCACCAGAAGAAGAACTGTCGACGTTTATTTTGCAGTTCTACAATCGGCGAAATCAAGTGTTGCCAAAGGAAATTTTAGTACCTGATAATATTGATAAGAAGACTTTGTCAGATGTTTTAAACGTACCGTTTAGAACGCCTCAACGTGGTCAGAAAAAAGCCTTGATGGACATGGCAGCGGAAAATTCCAAGCTAGTTCTGCAAGAGAAGTTTAGATTGATGGAATTAGATAACCGTCAAACTTACGGTGCACAAGAACAAATTTTTAAAGCCTTGAATTTACCATATGGCCACGTGATCGAATCTTTTGATCATTCGCATATTCAAGGGACTAACCCAGTTTCTGCCATGGTTGTATTTCAAGATGGACGACCTGAAAAGAGTATGTATCGAAAGTACAAGATCAAGGATGAATTAGAAAATCATTCAGGAGCTGATGAAGCGGCTAATACTCGAGAAGTTATTTATCGTCGCTATTCTCGTTTATTAAAAGAGGAAAAGAACTTGCCTGACCTGATCTTAATGGATGGTGGCATCATTGAATTGCGTGCTGTGATGGATGTCTTGCAAAATGAATTAGGGATCAACATTCCTGTCGCTGGAATGGTCAAGGATAATCACCACAATACTTCGCATCTTATTTTTGGCGAAGAAGGGCAAGCAGTTACCTTAGATCGAAAGAGTCAGGGATTCTATTTGCTACAAAGAATTCAGGATGAAGTCCACCGTTTTGCCATTACTTTCCAAAGAAAAACTCGCAGCAAGAACGCTTTATCATCACAACTTGATGGTATTCAAGGAGTTGGTCCAAAGACTCGGACCAAATTGCTCAAGAAATATGGTTCGGTCAAGAAGATCAAAGAGGCTCCAGTGGAGGATATTGTTAGTTTAGGTATTCCGCAAACGACTGCTCAGACAGTAAAGATCACCTTGGCAAATATTGAAACTCACAAAAAGTATAAAAAAATGTAA